The Raphanus sativus cultivar WK10039 unplaced genomic scaffold, ASM80110v3 Scaffold2129, whole genome shotgun sequence genome contains a region encoding:
- the LOC130505253 gene encoding uncharacterized protein LOC130505253, protein MGDPFGDEYKNQMESVRADQLILLGKFHELAVKLDSKKKIFKKKRRWVTILYATAAMSFLAAEICICIVIPPLGLYTAVAAATGVNYVIGTVGVLVNVVLKNREKDLDRQKEVVDIMKDSTDVNIQMTNTVHSLVEKLTVSLSSILFSVEHAVVEREEVAVKNLMEAIRDEVDTFATAVKEV, encoded by the coding sequence ATGGGAGATCCTTTTGGTGACGAGTATAAGAATCAGATGGAGTCTGTACGCGCGGATCAGCTTATTCTTTTAGGGAAGTTCCATGAGCTTGCGGTGAAGCTTGATAGTAAAAAGAAGATATTCAAGAAAAAGAGGAGATGGGTGACTATTCTTTACGCTACCGCGGCTATGTCTTTTTTGGCCGCAGAGATTTGTATATGCATAGTCATACCTCCGTTGGGGTTGTATACTGCGGTTGCGGCTGCCACTGGGGTGAACTACGTGATTGGAACTGTAGGAGTATTGGTCAATGTGGTGTTGAAGAACCGTGAGAAGGATTTGGATAGACAGAAAGAGGTGGTCGATATAATGAAGGACAGCACGGATGTCAACATCCAAATGACAAATACGGTACATAGCCTAGTCGAGAAGCTTACTGTGAGTCTCTCATCGATTTTGTTTTCAGTGGAGCATGCTGTGGTTGAAAGAGAAGAGGTGGCCGTAAAAAATTTGATGGAAGCAATCCGTGACGAAGTGGATACGTTTGCTACGGCTGTCAAGGAAGTTG